Proteins encoded together in one Dechloromonas sp. HYN0024 window:
- a CDS encoding ATP-binding protein, translating to MNRNLWQQLYFRHATLTFIVITLLLLGSALYSIWRLTEYSTQQSVLETTAASNLAITQLIATEVWPNLAPLLPTAEVNAEGARSNPNLPAIDAIVRRFSPNTDIVKLKIFDLKGLTLYSSEAHQIGDDKSMTNGFRSAREGKPISELSFRESFMSFDGALQRRNLVSSYVPVVHNGELRSVVEIYTDRTREIEMTDLQLTGLLHKLVVVFFLLFLILLAIFRQTERARRDHDQSLIRLAEESRLAREAAVQANLTKSQFLATMSHEIRTPMNGVIGMANLLLDTDLHAEQREFARSIAVSGESLLAIINDILDLSKIEAGRMEFETYPFSVRDMLDAIDSLLKVRVQEKGIRLVLDIAPAAEGLFLGDGTRVRQILLNLAGNAVKFTEKGEVRITVTPTPRGLLFEVSDTGIGIPPDAVQRLFASFSQVDASTTRRFGGTGLGLAISKKLAEGMGGSIGIESVLGEGSRFWVELPLSVSAATEKDEPLVTDSTAPQQRSAHVLLVEDNRINQKVAGALLGRLGHTFDLAENGRQGAEAAEAKAYALILMDMQMPEMDGLEATRRIRAGEGPNANTWIIALTANAMQSDQDACREAGMNDFLSKPFNREDLAAALNRGLECSKAAIGEITQ from the coding sequence ATGAACAGGAATCTCTGGCAACAGCTCTATTTTCGACATGCAACGCTGACGTTCATCGTCATTACGCTGTTGTTGTTAGGTAGTGCGCTGTATTCGATCTGGCGCCTAACCGAATACAGCACGCAACAAAGCGTGCTCGAGACCACCGCCGCATCAAACCTTGCCATTACCCAGTTGATCGCGACCGAGGTATGGCCCAACCTGGCACCGCTGCTGCCGACAGCCGAAGTCAATGCCGAAGGCGCCCGCAGCAACCCCAACCTGCCAGCCATTGATGCCATCGTTCGGCGTTTCAGTCCGAATACCGACATTGTCAAACTCAAGATTTTCGACCTCAAGGGGCTGACGCTATATTCATCGGAAGCGCACCAGATTGGCGACGACAAATCGATGACCAATGGCTTTCGCAGTGCGCGCGAAGGAAAGCCCATCAGCGAACTCTCATTTCGCGAAAGTTTCATGAGCTTTGATGGCGCATTGCAGCGGCGGAACCTAGTATCGTCATATGTACCCGTTGTTCACAACGGAGAGTTGCGCAGCGTGGTCGAAATCTACACCGACCGCACGCGTGAGATCGAAATGACGGACCTGCAACTGACTGGCCTGTTGCACAAGCTGGTTGTGGTCTTCTTCCTGCTGTTTCTCATTTTGCTGGCTATCTTCCGCCAGACCGAACGGGCGCGCCGTGATCATGACCAGTCGCTGATCCGGCTAGCGGAAGAAAGTCGCCTTGCCCGCGAGGCGGCCGTACAGGCCAACCTGACCAAATCGCAGTTTCTGGCAACCATGAGCCATGAAATCCGCACGCCAATGAATGGCGTCATTGGCATGGCCAATTTGCTGCTCGACACCGATCTTCACGCCGAGCAGCGGGAGTTTGCCCGCAGCATTGCGGTCTCTGGCGAATCGCTGCTTGCCATCATCAACGACATCCTAGACCTGTCAAAGATCGAGGCCGGACGCATGGAGTTTGAAACGTATCCATTTTCAGTGCGTGACATGCTCGATGCCATCGATTCGCTACTCAAGGTGCGCGTACAGGAAAAGGGCATTCGCCTTGTACTGGATATCGCCCCTGCCGCCGAGGGTCTTTTTCTTGGCGACGGAACGCGCGTACGCCAGATTCTGCTTAATCTGGCAGGCAACGCCGTCAAGTTCACCGAGAAGGGAGAGGTGCGCATTACCGTAACTCCAACGCCGAGAGGGTTGCTGTTCGAGGTGTCCGACACGGGTATCGGCATCCCCCCGGATGCGGTCCAGCGCCTATTTGCCAGTTTCAGTCAGGTCGATGCATCGACAACGCGCCGCTTCGGCGGGACCGGCTTGGGCCTGGCAATCAGCAAGAAGCTGGCCGAGGGCATGGGGGGAAGTATAGGCATTGAAAGTGTACTCGGCGAAGGCAGCCGGTTTTGGGTGGAATTGCCACTAAGCGTATCTGCCGCAACCGAGAAAGACGAGCCGTTGGTCACCGACTCGACCGCACCGCAACAACGCTCAGCGCATGTATTGCTGGTGGAAGACAACCGGATCAACCAGAAAGTGGCCGGTGCCCTGCTCGGACGCCTTGGTCATACCTTTGACCTGGCCGAAAACGGTCGCCAAGGCGCTGAGGCGGCAGAAGCCAAGGCGTATGCGCTCATCCTGATGGACATGCAGATGCCGGAAATGGATGGCCTTGAAGCAACCCGCCGAATCCGCGCCGGCGAAGGTCCGAATGCCAATACCTGGATCATCGCGTTGACGGCGAATGCCATGCAGTCAGACCAGGATGCTTGTCGTGAGGCCGGCATGAACGACTTCCTGAGCAAGCCATTCAATCGCGAAGACCTGGCCGCAGCCCTGAATCGCGGACTGGAGTGCTCCAAAGCTGCCATTGGCGAAATCACCCAATAA
- a CDS encoding IS30 family transposase, which translates to MKQRTRIYYTDSQKALMWERWRKGDSLQQIAQLFDRNHSSVQGILAETGGITPALRCRSKRALTLSDREDISRGLVAGCSIRALATQLRRAPSTVSREVNRNGGRECYRATQADQATWARALRPKPCKLAENPELAHIVANKLHSLWSPEQIAGWLKRTNPDNASHQVSHETIYRTLYIQTRGALKKELLAYLRRTRAMRRSRHHTQKTGDHGRIVDAVSISERPATADDRAVPGHWEGDLLCGSKNSQIATLVERQSRYLMLVKLSGKDTGTVTNALIKNARKLPQELYKSLTWDRGKEMAGHKRFTLATDIQVYFCDPHHPWQRGTNENTNGLLRQFFPKGIDLSPYSQAKLSAIARKLNERPRKTLNYETPAQRFYQTVASTG; encoded by the coding sequence ATGAAACAGAGAACCCGGATCTATTACACGGATAGCCAGAAGGCGCTGATGTGGGAACGCTGGCGCAAGGGCGACTCACTACAACAAATCGCCCAGCTCTTTGATCGAAATCACTCATCGGTTCAGGGAATCCTGGCCGAGACTGGCGGGATAACTCCGGCACTGCGATGTCGCTCCAAACGGGCATTGACACTTTCCGACCGGGAAGATATTTCGCGAGGTTTAGTTGCGGGCTGTTCCATCCGTGCGCTCGCTACTCAATTGAGGAGAGCGCCGTCCACCGTCAGTCGTGAAGTCAACCGCAATGGTGGCCGGGAGTGTTACCGAGCGACTCAAGCCGACCAGGCAACCTGGGCTCGGGCACTTCGCCCCAAGCCTTGCAAACTGGCTGAGAACCCTGAGCTGGCGCATATAGTGGCGAACAAGCTGCATTCGCTGTGGTCACCAGAACAGATTGCTGGCTGGCTCAAGCGGACCAACCCAGACAATGCGAGTCATCAGGTGTCACACGAGACTATCTATCGCACCCTCTATATTCAAACCCGAGGCGCTCTGAAGAAGGAGTTGCTGGCGTATTTGCGGCGGACGCGAGCCATGCGCCGCTCTCGCCATCACACACAAAAGACTGGCGATCACGGCCGAATCGTCGATGCTGTGTCAATCAGCGAACGGCCGGCCACGGCTGATGATCGGGCGGTGCCGGGGCACTGGGAAGGTGATCTGCTGTGCGGCAGCAAGAACAGTCAGATTGCGACGCTCGTCGAACGTCAATCGCGCTACCTGATGCTGGTCAAGCTCTCCGGCAAAGATACCGGGACCGTCACCAACGCCCTGATCAAAAACGCTCGTAAGTTGCCGCAAGAGCTCTACAAATCGCTGACCTGGGACCGGGGCAAGGAAATGGCTGGCCACAAGCGATTCACGCTGGCGACGGATATCCAAGTCTATTTCTGCGACCCCCATCACCCTTGGCAACGTGGAACGAATGAGAATACAAATGGACTGTTGCGCCAGTTTTTCCCAAAGGGAATTGACCTGTCCCCCTATTCGCAAGCGAAGCTGAGTGCCATTGCCCGGAAACTGAATGAGCGCCCTCGGAAAACACTAAACTACGAAACACCGGCACAACGTTTTTACCAAACCGTTGCATCCACCGGTTGA
- a CDS encoding potassium transporter Kup codes for MQQVQDKKRLATLTMAALGVVYGDIGTSPLYAIKEVFGGAHHPVPITPENVLGILSLFFWTLIIVVTVKYVSFIMRANNKGEGGIIALMTLALHKGTPGTLQQKLLVILGLFGAALFYGDGVITPAISVLSAVEGLELITPAFKPYILPISLVVLVGLFLFQRRGTASVGALFGQVMVIWFAVLALLGILAIVDNPAVLAAVNPLHALWFITGNSLLGFFALGAVVLCITGAEALYADMGHFGAKPIQYAWLGYVMPALLINYFGQGALLLADPSAVENPFYRLAPEWAIFPLVMLSTIASVIASQAVISGAFSITQQAIQLGYTPRLEIQHTSDREIGQIYLPGINWLLLVAIIALVIEFGSSSNLAAAYGIAVTGTMLITNILAIAVAIRLWGWSPVRAVLGALPFICIDLGFFLANSVKIPDGGWFPLVFGLAIFILLTTWKRGRELLSERLAADAMELNSFIASIAEGGVERVAGTAVFLTPNPKLVPHAMLHSLKHYKALHEQVIVLSVEVFDVPYVPDVDRVEVHRLDGNFSQIIVQYGFKDEPDIPAALKLCAEAGLDIDMMDTSFFLGRETLIPKLGSEMAYWRELIFVAMFRNAGSATAFFKIPSNRVVELGSQVVL; via the coding sequence ATGCAACAAGTACAAGACAAGAAGCGTCTGGCGACGCTGACCATGGCGGCGCTCGGCGTTGTTTATGGTGATATTGGCACCAGTCCCCTCTACGCCATCAAGGAAGTCTTCGGGGGAGCTCACCATCCGGTGCCAATTACACCGGAGAATGTGCTGGGTATCCTTTCGCTCTTTTTCTGGACGCTCATCATCGTGGTGACGGTGAAGTATGTTTCCTTCATCATGCGCGCCAACAATAAAGGTGAGGGCGGCATCATCGCCCTGATGACCTTGGCCCTGCACAAAGGAACGCCCGGCACCTTGCAGCAGAAGCTGCTGGTCATCCTGGGGTTGTTTGGCGCAGCATTGTTTTACGGTGATGGCGTAATCACGCCGGCAATTTCCGTTCTTTCTGCCGTTGAGGGACTGGAACTCATCACGCCCGCATTCAAGCCCTATATCCTGCCCATTTCGCTGGTCGTCCTGGTCGGACTGTTCCTGTTTCAGCGACGCGGAACCGCCAGTGTCGGCGCCCTGTTCGGCCAGGTCATGGTTATCTGGTTTGCAGTGTTGGCGCTGCTCGGGATCCTGGCTATCGTCGACAACCCGGCGGTACTGGCGGCCGTCAATCCGCTCCATGCACTTTGGTTCATCACCGGTAACTCGTTGCTCGGATTCTTTGCCTTGGGGGCGGTGGTTCTGTGCATCACTGGTGCGGAAGCGCTTTATGCTGACATGGGCCACTTTGGTGCCAAGCCGATTCAGTACGCCTGGCTGGGTTACGTCATGCCGGCCTTGCTCATCAATTACTTCGGCCAAGGCGCGCTGTTGCTGGCCGATCCGAGCGCCGTGGAGAATCCGTTTTATCGACTGGCGCCGGAATGGGCCATATTTCCCTTGGTGATGTTGTCCACGATCGCCTCCGTTATCGCCTCGCAAGCCGTCATTTCCGGTGCCTTCTCGATTACCCAGCAGGCAATTCAACTGGGCTACACACCGCGCCTGGAAATCCAGCATACCTCGGACAGGGAAATCGGCCAGATATATCTGCCGGGCATCAACTGGCTATTGCTGGTCGCTATCATCGCGCTCGTTATCGAGTTCGGTTCGTCGTCGAATCTGGCTGCGGCCTACGGGATTGCGGTGACGGGCACGATGTTGATTACCAATATTCTGGCGATTGCCGTAGCTATCCGACTTTGGGGCTGGAGCCCCGTGAGGGCGGTTCTCGGCGCCTTGCCATTCATCTGTATAGACCTCGGCTTTTTCCTTGCCAATTCCGTGAAAATTCCGGACGGCGGTTGGTTCCCGTTGGTATTTGGTCTGGCCATCTTCATTCTGCTCACAACCTGGAAGCGTGGCCGTGAACTTCTCAGCGAACGACTGGCAGCAGATGCCATGGAGTTGAACTCGTTCATCGCCAGCATTGCTGAGGGTGGCGTCGAGCGCGTCGCGGGGACCGCCGTGTTTCTGACACCAAACCCCAAATTGGTGCCACATGCGATGCTACACAGCCTCAAACATTACAAAGCATTGCACGAGCAGGTCATCGTTCTCAGTGTCGAAGTGTTCGATGTGCCCTATGTGCCCGATGTGGACCGGGTCGAAGTGCATCGTTTAGATGGAAACTTCAGTCAAATCATCGTTCAATATGGTTTCAAGGATGAGCCGGATATCCCCGCTGCGCTGAAATTATGTGCAGAGGCCGGCTTGGATATTGACATGATGGATACATCGTTCTTCCTTGGCAGGGAGACGTTAATCCCGAAACTCGGTTCCGAAATGGCCTATTGGCGGGAGTTGATTTTTGTGGCGATGTTCCGGAATGCAGGGAGTGCGACGGCGTTTTTCAAGATTCCGTCAAACCGCGTTGTGGAACTTGGTTCGCAGGTTGTTCTGTAG
- the kdpE gene encoding two-component system response regulator KdpE encodes MNTPAKVLVIEDEKQIRRFVRAALEEEGCQVAEAETMAHGLIEAGSRKPDLLILDLGLPDGNGIDLIRDLRGWSDVPVLILSARSQENDKIDALDAGADDYLTKPFSVGELRARVRALLRRRSRSGETASPVIEFGTVMVDLSRRAVSRAGEPVHLTPLEYRLLSALLAQPGKVLTQRNLLREIWGPSYIESSHYLRVYVGHLRQKLEGDPAQPKHILTETGVGYRFQP; translated from the coding sequence ATGAATACGCCCGCCAAAGTTCTGGTGATCGAGGATGAAAAGCAGATTCGCCGTTTTGTGCGAGCTGCGCTGGAAGAAGAGGGGTGTCAGGTCGCTGAAGCTGAAACCATGGCACATGGCCTGATTGAGGCAGGTTCCCGGAAGCCGGATTTGCTCATTCTGGACCTTGGACTTCCGGATGGAAACGGTATTGACCTGATCCGTGACCTGCGTGGCTGGTCGGATGTGCCTGTCCTCATTCTCTCGGCCCGCTCCCAGGAAAATGACAAGATTGATGCCCTCGATGCCGGTGCTGACGACTATCTGACCAAGCCCTTCAGCGTCGGAGAATTGCGCGCACGTGTTCGCGCATTATTGCGGCGGCGTAGCCGCAGCGGTGAGACGGCATCCCCTGTCATCGAATTCGGCACCGTGATGGTGGACCTGTCGCGGCGGGCAGTCAGCCGTGCGGGTGAACCAGTGCATCTGACACCCCTCGAATATCGCTTGTTATCGGCCTTGCTGGCACAGCCCGGCAAAGTGCTTACACAGCGTAATTTGCTCAGGGAAATCTGGGGGCCTTCGTATATCGAGAGCAGCCACTATCTGCGGGTCTATGTCGGACATCTCCGCCAAAAACTGGAAGGCGACCCAGCACAACCCAAACATATTCTGACTGAAACCGGTGTGGGCTATCGCTTCCAGCCCTAA
- a CDS encoding DUF4118 domain-containing protein → MTVVICIGTTLVATPLLGHLDLANIVMLFLLAVLVIAVKLGRNAAVLASILSVLLFDVFFVAPRFSLAVSDIQYLVTFAVMLVTGLTTAHFTSVLRQKALEAEQREQRTEGLYQLARQLAGTLTTEQVVEIAKGFVKEQLAAECAILVPDDLRKNLARTSPACSLPIESHLAKVALESGKLVRSDEMSGMGYAPLYLPLHASMRIRGVLAVRFADNSTEPSSDTISLLEALASLLAVALERLHYVEIAQATEVKMLTERLRSSILSALSHDLRTPLTAMVGLADSLFLIKPALPSAALETAQALHEQSARLAGMVGNLLDMARLNAGEVTLRREWQPLEEVVGAGIKLLGNALADHPVKVELPADLPLLEFDAVLVERVLCNLLENAAKYAPPHTSIELSAQRTGNTVAVMVKDRGIGFPEHRGDELFNMFVRGQAESGKPGVGLGLAICKAIVEAHGGHIHAENRPDGGACVTFTLPVGNPPVVEEEPA, encoded by the coding sequence CTGACCGTTGTCATTTGCATCGGCACTACGCTCGTCGCTACCCCCTTGCTTGGTCATCTCGACCTGGCAAACATCGTGATGCTCTTCCTGCTGGCCGTTCTGGTCATTGCGGTCAAACTTGGCCGGAACGCTGCCGTATTGGCCTCAATTCTCAGCGTTCTGCTGTTTGACGTATTTTTCGTTGCACCGCGCTTTTCACTTGCGGTCAGCGATATTCAGTATCTGGTCACATTTGCGGTGATGCTGGTCACCGGCCTGACCACCGCTCACTTCACGTCGGTTCTGCGACAGAAGGCACTGGAAGCGGAACAACGCGAGCAGCGTACCGAAGGCCTTTATCAGTTGGCTCGCCAACTGGCCGGAACGCTGACCACGGAACAGGTGGTCGAAATTGCCAAAGGGTTTGTCAAAGAGCAGTTAGCGGCCGAATGTGCCATCTTGGTCCCGGACGATCTCCGGAAGAATTTGGCCCGCACGAGTCCTGCCTGTTCGCTGCCTATTGAAAGCCATTTGGCGAAAGTTGCCCTGGAGAGCGGCAAACTGGTTCGCAGCGATGAAATGAGCGGCATGGGCTATGCCCCGCTCTATCTGCCGCTCCACGCTTCCATGCGAATTCGCGGTGTATTGGCTGTGCGCTTTGCCGACAATTCCACTGAGCCATCGTCGGATACGATTTCCCTGCTTGAAGCACTGGCTTCATTGCTGGCGGTCGCTTTGGAACGCCTGCACTACGTCGAGATTGCCCAGGCTACCGAGGTCAAGATGCTGACCGAGCGGCTGCGCAGTTCGATTTTGTCTGCGCTTTCTCACGACCTGCGAACCCCCCTGACGGCAATGGTTGGACTGGCTGACTCGCTATTTCTGATTAAACCGGCTTTGCCTTCGGCGGCACTGGAAACAGCGCAGGCGCTGCACGAGCAGTCGGCTCGGCTGGCTGGAATGGTTGGCAACCTGCTTGACATGGCCCGTCTCAATGCCGGTGAAGTGACGCTCCGTCGAGAGTGGCAGCCCCTGGAAGAAGTCGTGGGTGCTGGTATCAAGCTGCTTGGTAACGCCTTGGCTGACCACCCGGTCAAGGTTGAATTGCCGGCCGATTTGCCGCTCCTTGAATTCGATGCGGTGCTGGTCGAGCGTGTGCTCTGCAATCTGCTGGAGAACGCCGCGAAATATGCGCCGCCTCACACCTCGATTGAACTGTCGGCGCAACGTACCGGCAACACTGTCGCAGTGATGGTCAAGGATCGTGGCATTGGATTTCCGGAGCATCGCGGCGATGAACTGTTCAACATGTTCGTTCGGGGCCAAGCCGAGTCGGGCAAACCGGGCGTTGGCTTGGGTCTGGCTATCTGTAAGGCGATCGTGGAAGCGCATGGCGGGCATATTCATGCCGAGAATCGGCCCGACGGTGGTGCTTGTGTCACTTTTACCCTACCCGTTGGCAATCCCCCTGTCGTCGAGGAGGAACCGGCATGA
- a CDS encoding lipocalin family protein: protein MKNSLLATVLCLGVLSTMANGSAADNEPPGSSNAVRTIPSLDVARYMGTWYEIAKYPNWFQKKCTGGTRADYSPMSDGRVKVINRCRIAGGDMTEAIGVARQVGPTTSAKLEVRFAPAWLSFLPFVWGDYWVIELDDDYQLVAVSEPKREYLWILSRTPKVDPVSYSALLTKLRQKAFDLHKLEVTQQD from the coding sequence ATGAAAAATAGTTTGCTTGCAACCGTGCTCTGCCTTGGCGTGCTCAGCACCATGGCCAATGGCAGTGCGGCAGACAATGAACCGCCAGGCTCAAGTAATGCGGTGAGAACGATTCCCTCCCTGGATGTCGCCCGCTATATGGGTACCTGGTACGAAATCGCCAAATACCCCAACTGGTTTCAGAAAAAATGCACTGGGGGCACCAGGGCAGATTACAGTCCCATGAGTGATGGCCGGGTAAAGGTCATTAACCGTTGCCGCATTGCGGGGGGCGACATGACCGAGGCGATTGGGGTGGCCAGGCAGGTTGGCCCTACCACGTCCGCGAAGCTGGAAGTCCGATTCGCACCCGCATGGCTGTCATTCCTGCCATTCGTGTGGGGCGACTATTGGGTCATTGAACTCGATGACGACTACCAGTTAGTCGCGGTCAGCGAACCGAAAAGAGAATACCTGTGGATCCTCTCCCGGACACCCAAGGTTGACCCCGTCAGCTACAGCGCGCTCTTGACCAAGTTGCGGCAGAAAGCATTTGACCTTCATAAGCTGGAAGTGACGCAGCAGGATTGA
- a CDS encoding MBL fold metallo-hydrolase, which produces MFDWRDYGNGIIAFDAGYVRPILAAIHMIVDNGRVAFVDTGSNDSLPNVIAALDKIGLGRDAVDYVILTHIHLDHAGGAGALMREFPNAKLVVHPRGSRHMAEPSKLVAGVTAVYGKEYVDTVYGEILPIAAERIIDAHEGLTLQLGGRELLMIDTPGHAKHHICIIDRQASAIFTGDMFGLSYREFDVDGRQFILPTTSPSQFDPAEMRASIDRLMSYQPSAMYLTHYAQVTDLPAKAVDLHRRLDRHIAIAQAHANDGEKRHAATKQDLTAYILAELRSHGCALPEATILEILATDLELNVQGLTWWLDHPA; this is translated from the coding sequence ATGTTCGACTGGAGAGACTACGGCAACGGCATCATTGCCTTCGACGCCGGCTATGTGCGCCCGATCCTGGCCGCTATCCACATGATTGTCGATAATGGCCGCGTTGCTTTCGTTGATACCGGCAGCAACGACTCGCTGCCCAATGTCATCGCTGCCCTCGACAAGATCGGGCTGGGCCGCGATGCGGTCGATTACGTCATCCTCACCCACATCCACCTCGACCACGCCGGTGGTGCCGGGGCGCTCATGCGCGAATTTCCCAATGCCAAGCTGGTGGTTCATCCGCGCGGTTCACGCCATATGGCCGAGCCGTCCAAACTGGTGGCTGGCGTTACTGCCGTTTATGGCAAGGAATACGTCGACACCGTCTATGGCGAGATTCTGCCTATTGCTGCCGAGCGTATCATCGACGCCCACGAGGGTCTGACCCTGCAACTGGGTGGTCGCGAATTGCTGATGATCGACACGCCGGGCCATGCCAAGCACCACATCTGCATCATCGACCGTCAGGCCAGCGCCATCTTTACAGGCGACATGTTTGGCCTGTCCTACCGCGAATTCGATGTCGATGGCCGCCAGTTCATCCTGCCGACGACCAGTCCATCCCAGTTCGATCCGGCCGAAATGCGTGCCTCCATCGACCGTCTGATGAGCTACCAGCCATCCGCCATGTACCTCACCCACTACGCGCAAGTCACTGACCTGCCAGCCAAGGCGGTCGATCTGCATCGTCGGCTCGACCGGCACATCGCCATCGCCCAAGCTCACGCCAATGACGGCGAAAAACGCCATGCGGCGACCAAACAGGACCTGACCGCCTATATCCTGGCCGAACTGCGCAGCCACGGCTGTGCGCTGCCCGAAGCAACGATCCTGGAGATTCTCGCCACCGATCTTGAGCTCAATGTTCAGGGGCTGACCTGGTGGCTCGATCACCCCGCATGA
- a CDS encoding alpha/beta fold hydrolase, whose protein sequence is MTHFVADDGERIHVKLSGEGSPLILLHGWTSSSQEWFPFMADLNARHRVYRWDARGHGGHTLNHPGSATVERMARDLKNLIDHYGLHDATAVGHSMGALTLWQYLRDHGTHGLGKLCLIDQSPKLLTADDWEHGIYGDFGSDRNHQLVSWLNDDFAEGVLKLTAHGLNKRAEEKYLQNASGWERSRAALRAQDPEPLINCWLSLTAADYRDVLANIPLPTLLVYGGESNFYHASTAHYVADNIPNAVLRIYEGTDHSPHQWQRERFVRELLEFIDEGR, encoded by the coding sequence ATGACCCATTTCGTGGCCGACGATGGCGAGAGGATTCACGTCAAACTATCCGGCGAAGGTTCGCCGCTGATCCTCCTCCATGGCTGGACGTCGAGCAGTCAGGAATGGTTCCCCTTCATGGCCGATCTCAATGCACGGCACCGCGTCTATCGCTGGGATGCCCGTGGTCACGGCGGCCATACGCTGAACCACCCCGGCTCGGCGACAGTCGAGCGCATGGCGCGCGACCTCAAGAACCTGATTGACCATTACGGCCTGCACGATGCCACCGCCGTCGGCCACTCGATGGGCGCCCTGACCCTCTGGCAATACCTGCGCGACCACGGCACACATGGCCTTGGCAAGCTCTGCCTGATCGACCAGTCACCCAAACTGCTGACAGCCGACGACTGGGAACACGGAATTTACGGGGATTTTGGCAGCGATCGTAACCACCAGCTGGTTTCGTGGCTGAACGATGACTTTGCCGAAGGTGTGCTGAAACTGACGGCACACGGCCTGAACAAGCGCGCCGAAGAAAAATACCTGCAAAATGCATCAGGGTGGGAGCGCTCGCGCGCCGCCTTGCGCGCCCAGGACCCGGAACCGTTGATCAATTGCTGGCTGAGCCTGACCGCCGCCGACTATCGCGACGTGCTAGCCAATATCCCGCTACCGACCCTCTTGGTCTATGGCGGTGAGAGCAACTTCTACCATGCTTCGACGGCGCATTACGTGGCCGACAACATTCCGAACGCCGTGCTGCGCATTTATGAAGGCACCGACCATTCGCCACACCAGTGGCAGCGCGAACGCTTCGTCCGCGAACTGCTGGAATTTATTGACGAAGGGCGCTGA
- a CDS encoding transglycosylase SLT domain-containing protein, producing MITSTVLPMSMLRLSNAASALFQKALMFAGILFVLSLAGLQSGNQTLLGGLKAILPLSEEVSVDDEDFAVSDEPASEALNARMLGAMDYVSRRYHVSSDALQPIFATAQATGRQLKLDPLLIIAVIGIESRFNPFSESVVGAKGLMQVMPQFHQDKLPEDADQAAFLNPVINVQVGAKVLKESIRRNGGLESGLQQFGGASSDPGRRYAVKVLAERQRIEQAVQHLRATGGTQASAASQAKTG from the coding sequence ATGATTACCTCAACAGTTCTCCCCATGTCGATGCTGCGGCTTTCCAACGCCGCCTCGGCTCTGTTCCAGAAAGCCCTGATGTTTGCGGGCATCCTGTTTGTCCTTTCCTTGGCTGGCCTGCAAAGCGGCAACCAGACCCTGCTCGGGGGCTTGAAGGCGATTCTGCCGCTGTCCGAGGAAGTTTCTGTCGACGACGAAGATTTTGCCGTCTCCGACGAACCGGCAAGCGAGGCCCTCAATGCCCGCATGCTCGGCGCCATGGATTATGTTTCCCGGCGCTATCACGTCTCATCCGATGCGCTTCAGCCGATCTTCGCGACGGCGCAGGCGACCGGCCGCCAGTTGAAGCTTGATCCCCTCCTGATCATCGCGGTGATCGGTATCGAGTCGCGCTTCAACCCGTTTTCCGAAAGCGTTGTCGGCGCCAAGGGGCTGATGCAGGTGATGCCGCAGTTCCATCAGGACAAATTGCCGGAAGATGCCGATCAGGCAGCCTTCCTCAATCCGGTGATCAATGTTCAGGTTGGTGCCAAAGTCCTGAAAGAGTCGATCCGTCGCAATGGCGGGCTGGAAAGCGGCCTGCAGCAGTTTGGCGGGGCGAGCAGCGATCCGGGCCGGCGCTATGCGGTCAAGGTGCTGGCCGAGCGTCAGCGTATCGAGCAGGCCGTCCAGCATCTGCGCGCCACTGGTGGTACGCAGGCCTCGGCGGCGAGCCAGGCCAAGACCGGCTAA
- the msrA gene encoding peptide-methionine (S)-S-oxide reductase MsrA: MQKSTNVQTATLAGGCFWCLEAAFEQLKGVVGVRPGYMGGDDPQPTYEAVCRGNTGHAEVVELEFDPAIIDFETLLSAFFAIHDPTTLNRQGHDVGTQYRSAIFFHDAGQQAVAEAMIGRLNAEGVWSSPIVTEVSPASTFFVAEEYHHQYFRRNPYQGYCMAVVAPKAQKLRLAFADRLKVG; encoded by the coding sequence ATGCAGAAATCGACGAATGTGCAAACGGCGACCCTTGCGGGTGGTTGCTTCTGGTGCCTGGAGGCGGCTTTCGAACAGTTGAAGGGGGTTGTTGGGGTGCGGCCCGGCTATATGGGCGGGGACGATCCACAACCGACCTACGAGGCGGTCTGTCGCGGCAATACGGGGCATGCCGAGGTCGTCGAACTTGAGTTCGACCCGGCCATTATCGATTTCGAGACCCTGTTGTCCGCCTTCTTCGCCATCCACGATCCGACAACCCTGAATCGTCAGGGGCATGATGTCGGAACGCAATACCGCTCGGCGATTTTCTTTCATGATGCCGGCCAGCAGGCGGTGGCCGAGGCGATGATCGGCCGCCTCAACGCTGAGGGGGTCTGGTCCTCTCCCATCGTGACCGAGGTCAGCCCGGCGTCGACCTTCTTTGTCGCGGAGGAATACCACCATCAGTATTTTCGTCGTAATCCCTATCAGGGGTATTGCATGGCGGTGGTGGCACCCAAGGCGCAGAAATTGCGGCTGGCTTTTGCCGATCGGCTCAAGGTTGGGTGA